CTTGACCACCTGACTGTTCCTCTGTCATTACTGCGGATAGGTCTACACGGTCGGTATTCGGGAAATTTGGATAAGGATAACCATCACCACCATCCGCAAGGAAGTCAATTGTGACCGTTCGGAAGAGGCGATTTGTATCACCAACAACTTTACCATTTTGTGCGACGATGTCAGTCGGATTCCCAGTGACATCGGTGAGCACGAGCGACCTGACCCTTGAACCCATCGGCTGCGAAATGTCAAAACTGAAGGCTAGTCCAGCGACTTGGGCGAATTGACCAGGGGTCGAACCCGGCTCGGATCTGGCGACAGTATGTTCAATAACCTCAAGTAGTTCCGCTGCCGTGAGTGTTAATAGACTCAGGCCATTGTTAAATCGGAGGGTGTTTTCTATATCAATCTGCGAAATTTGACCCGCCATTTTGCCAACCAATGGATTCTCCGGCGGTGGGAGTGCACTGCCACTAACAGTGACACCAATAGATGCTCGGATACCTCCACTATTTTTTAACGAGACAACAACCGTTGGATCAACCCGTCGTGCTACATATAGATTAGCATCAGCAATTAAGTTACCGAGATTCGTTTCTTCTGTACGGACCGCCCCCCGGTTTCCATTAAGATAGACACTTGTTTGCCCAAAAATATTGCCATCCTTTGCAGTAACCACATTCCGAATCGCTTCGGTGATTTCAACGACACGCGGCGCGGGTGCGACATTACCGGTATCCACAACACCACGTTCATCCGCAGCAAAGGCGCCACTCACTTCCGCGTCAATAGATTCCGGTAGGAGGAGGCCTGACTCGTCAAAGCCGACCACTAACCGACCGACATACCTGTAATTCCCATCTGTGCCGACGATTGCAATAGGTTCGTCTGTGACGGATTTTGTCAGAATCGGATATGGTCTATTTGCAACATCACCTTCGCGCAGGCGATCTGTGTCATCCGCCAGCAGTGTGTTTGAACCACCGGCAATGATTATGTCAACATCCCGCAACTGCGACGCCATCATCTCATCAATACGAATTTGCTGAAGGTGAGCAGCGACGATTACCTTGTCTATTCCGGTTGCCGTCAACGCATCAACAGATTCTTGGACGATTGCTGCCAATGCCGCAATATTATCTGGATCTTCAGGGGCAATCCCTACATCTTCTGATTTCGATATACTCCTGAGCCCGGGCGTAGTTACACCAACAACACCTATCTTCTCGCCCGAAGGTGTCGTGATTACTGTACTCTTGGTGATGCTGTTCGGAATTGTGCTTGCCTCCTCTACCACATCGACAACGAGATCCGCGAGATTACCTTCACGACTAAAATCCAAGTTTGCACTCAGGAGCGGGAACGCAGTGCCGGCGTAACCTCTACCATCATTCCGAATCAACCCCGCGAGTGTACCAGTGCCCGTGTCAAATTCATGGTTGCCAAGTGCTGCCGCCATAAATCCCATCGCATTGAGTATCAGAATGTCCGCACGTCCCGATCCCTCACGCCCTAAGATACCGCGAAGGCTTCGATCATTGCCCGCTGCGAAAAGCGGTCCGGGAGTGTAGCTATCACCCCCTCCGATGATAACAGTATTTCCATACTCAGCTCTGAGTGCATTCAGTATTGATGAGAACCGGGGAGCATTTTCGAGTGCTTCGATGTCACCTTCCATGTCCCCTGCATGAAGCAGTTGCAGTGTGAAATTTACAGGGATTTCTGTCCTATTCTCGGAAAAAGCGAGTGTCAAAGTACCTAAAATTAAAGTCGCTAGAACTGAAAAGACAAAAATTAAAATAAAATGTTTTTTTCTATACATTAAAAATTCCTTAATCGATTAAAGTTAATCTCCATTGGTTGTAAAATCCTAAGTGGGCTGAAATGTTCCAAGTTATTCCTACCAGTTTTTGAGTTTTTTGTGCTAACCGGAGAGAAGAAAGTCAATTAATGAAATGTTTGCTAATTCGCGTTATAAAGGACATACCTATTCCTGTCAACTAGAGAATCATGAAGAAACGTAGGGCTATTTATGGTTAATTATAGAAATAAGCAGACATTTACCAATAACTCTAACCTACGTGAAGTTGCCAAAGTCCCCCTGATAAGGGGGATTTAGGGGGTTGGTTGTGTATTTGGAGTGTCTAGGTAATTCTAAAATCACCCTACATGGAGAAACGGATCTGCCCTTGACGGTCAGCCACGACGCTGCTACAATCTAATTTATGAATCTAACTGCATCTCCACGACTCCCAAATTTTTCAATGAAGGAATTGATGCCATTGGGACAGAGGAACCCGTTATTACAATGCTCCTCTAAACGGCGAATTCTGTTTTGCCGATTGGTTTATGCTATTATTATGTTCATCGCATTCGCAGCAGCCCCTCCTGCGATATCGACCCCCAATCAACACCTCAAAATTTCC
This genomic stretch from Candidatus Poribacteria bacterium harbors:
- a CDS encoding 5'-nucleotidase C-terminal domain-containing protein; amino-acid sequence: MYRKKHFILIFVFSVLATLILGTLTLAFSENRTEIPVNFTLQLLHAGDMEGDIEALENAPRFSSILNALRAEYGNTVIIGGGDSYTPGPLFAAGNDRSLRGILGREGSGRADILILNAMGFMAAALGNHEFDTGTGTLAGLIRNDGRGYAGTAFPLLSANLDFSREGNLADLVVDVVEEASTIPNSITKSTVITTPSGEKIGVVGVTTPGLRSISKSEDVGIAPEDPDNIAALAAIVQESVDALTATGIDKVIVAAHLQQIRIDEMMASQLRDVDIIIAGGSNTLLADDTDRLREGDVANRPYPILTKSVTDEPIAIVGTDGNYRYVGRLVVGFDESGLLLPESIDAEVSGAFAADERGVVDTGNVAPAPRVVEITEAIRNVVTAKDGNIFGQTSVYLNGNRGAVRTEETNLGNLIADANLYVARRVDPTVVVSLKNSGGIRASIGVTVSGSALPPPENPLVGKMAGQISQIDIENTLRFNNGLSLLTLTAAELLEVIEHTVARSEPGSTPGQFAQVAGLAFSFDISQPMGSRVRSLVLTDVTGNPTDIVAQNGKVVGDTNRLFRTVTIDFLADGGDGYPYPNFPNTDRVDLSAVMTEEQSGGQATFTAPGTEQDALAEYLAANFSTTPFAGADVGPESDERIQHLAFRADSLIVTPPSMSAFNMQLRAGLNMISLPLMSDVPYTARSFMEKLGGTVIIEFDPSVSSFIGFTTNSSGEGFPALLANYPNPFNPETWIPYQLANDIHAAIRIYSQKGELVRSFDLGFQQAGYYVGKSRAAYWDGRNDSGELLASGVYFYQLITAESTATRKMAILK